One Fusobacterium russii ATCC 25533 genomic region harbors:
- a CDS encoding ABC transporter substrate-binding protein gives MNKNFLFFISLIFTISIFTSCGAKEEKKEAIEQIFYTVMPKKTFTLNPHSYSDENSRALIMQLWEGITELKDSGARLISAKKIEHSEDFKKWTVILRDDLKWSDGKKIDAQSFLDSWLAVLESKDVSEEVYRLFVIENAENIYLKKSSASNLGVSATGNTLNIVLNTPVENFDEWLSNPIFFPTREENKFLKPENLIVNAAFKIAELNEQNLILEKNQDYWDSQNTRLKKVNISLVEDKIMAYEMFPRLEIDFFGSPFYRLPFERRKQANSLPEKVEFETNKYSYISFSADNAFFNLAEVKKELYAVTDPEFMGKVIVQNSSPSIFPHEHPSSKIIEEASDKFLKLKEKNKISYPDEAYIAYSEPNKTLEKKLLISTLKDWIGQFKMPIRVKSSLDISPTFSFNTYLLGTNNLKDFYYYINYKYQNSNKKLLIKNEEEFLEKLPVIPLNKIYTTVLVHSNVQGLYMSPSGDVYLKYVYMK, from the coding sequence ATGAATAAAAATTTTTTATTTTTTATATCATTAATTTTTACAATATCAATTTTTACTTCCTGTGGAGCAAAGGAGGAAAAAAAAGAAGCTATAGAACAAATTTTTTATACAGTTATGCCAAAAAAAACTTTTACTCTCAATCCTCATAGTTATTCCGATGAAAATTCAAGGGCTTTAATAATGCAACTTTGGGAAGGAATAACAGAATTGAAGGACAGTGGAGCCAGACTTATTTCAGCAAAAAAAATAGAACATTCTGAAGACTTTAAAAAATGGACTGTTATATTGCGAGATGATTTAAAATGGTCTGATGGAAAAAAGATAGATGCTCAAAGTTTTTTGGATAGCTGGCTAGCGGTTTTAGAGTCTAAAGATGTTTCTGAAGAAGTTTATAGACTTTTTGTAATAGAAAATGCTGAAAATATATATTTAAAAAAATCAAGTGCAAGTAATCTAGGTGTTAGTGCAACAGGAAATACATTAAATATAGTTTTAAATACTCCTGTTGAAAACTTTGATGAATGGTTATCTAATCCTATTTTTTTCCCAACAAGAGAAGAAAATAAATTTTTAAAACCTGAAAATTTAATTGTAAATGCTGCTTTTAAAATAGCTGAACTTAATGAACAGAATTTAATTTTAGAAAAAAATCAAGATTATTGGGATAGTCAAAATACTAGATTAAAAAAAGTCAATATCAGTTTGGTTGAAGATAAGATAATGGCATACGAAATGTTTCCTAGACTAGAAATTGATTTTTTTGGTAGCCCTTTTTATAGACTACCTTTTGAAAGGAGAAAACAGGCTAATTCCCTTCCCGAAAAAGTAGAATTTGAAACAAATAAATATTCCTATATAAGTTTCTCAGCGGATAATGCTTTTTTTAATTTAGCAGAAGTCAAAAAGGAATTATATGCAGTTACTGATCCGGAATTTATGGGAAAAGTAATTGTACAAAACTCTTCTCCAAGTATTTTTCCACATGAACATCCCAGTTCAAAAATAATAGAAGAAGCAAGTGATAAATTTTTAAAATTAAAAGAAAAAAATAAAATTTCATATCCTGATGAAGCCTATATTGCATATAGTGAGCCGAATAAAACTCTTGAGAAAAAATTACTTATATCAACTTTAAAAGATTGGATAGGTCAATTCAAAATGCCTATAAGGGTTAAATCTTCTCTCGATATCAGCCCAACTTTTTCTTTTAACACTTACCTTTTAGGAACAAATAATTTAAAAGATTTTTACTATTATATAAACTATAAGTATCAAAACTCAAATAAAAAACTGCTTATAAAGAATGAGGAGGAATTTTTAGAAAAACTTCCTGTTATACCTCTTAATAAAATTTATACAACAGTTTTAGTTCATTCAAATGTTCAAGGTTTGTATATGAGCCCAAGTGGAGATGTTTACTTAAAATATGTATATATGAAATAG
- a CDS encoding FTR1 family iron permease — translation MRKVFNVFFLFVFLFTFNSINSEAAKKKYNTWQEVAKDMHIEFESAKTNIEKGDAKEAYKDMNDAYFGYYEVQGFEKNVMVSISAKRVNEIEAIFRKIKHTLKGNLEGDIRELEKEIDILSMKVYKDAMVLDGVATKDDPDDLGKIVFTGGEIAKASEGSIKAKSFFASFGLLLREGLEAILVIVAIVAYLIKTGNQKLCKQVYIGMGFGVIGSFILAILIDLLLGGVGQELMEGITMFLAVAVLFWVSNWILSRAEEEAWEKYIKTQVQKSIDQNSTRALVFSAFLAVLREGAELVLFYKAMLTGGQTNKLYAIYGFVAGTVVLAVIYYIFRFTTVRLPLKPFFTFTSILLFLLCISFMGKGVVELTEAGVISGSTVIPAMNGYQNQWLNIYDRAETLIPQIMLVIASLWILLSHHFKEKRMKKEFEEKSKQS, via the coding sequence ATGAGAAAGGTATTCAATGTTTTTTTTCTTTTTGTTTTTCTTTTTACTTTTAATTCTATAAATAGTGAAGCTGCAAAAAAGAAATATAATACTTGGCAGGAAGTTGCAAAAGATATGCATATAGAATTTGAAAGTGCAAAGACTAATATAGAAAAGGGTGATGCAAAAGAAGCCTATAAAGATATGAATGATGCCTATTTTGGGTATTATGAAGTACAAGGCTTTGAAAAAAATGTTATGGTGAGTATTTCAGCAAAAAGAGTAAATGAAATAGAGGCTATATTTAGAAAAATCAAGCATACATTAAAAGGTAATTTAGAAGGAGATATAAGAGAACTGGAAAAAGAAATAGATATTCTTTCTATGAAAGTTTATAAGGATGCTATGGTGTTAGATGGAGTGGCAACAAAAGATGATCCGGATGACTTAGGAAAAATAGTATTTACCGGTGGAGAAATTGCAAAAGCTTCTGAGGGCTCTATAAAAGCAAAGTCATTCTTTGCTTCTTTCGGACTTTTACTTCGTGAAGGTTTAGAGGCAATATTAGTTATTGTGGCAATAGTAGCTTATTTAATTAAAACCGGGAATCAAAAACTTTGTAAACAGGTTTATATTGGAATGGGTTTTGGAGTTATCGGTTCATTTATTTTAGCCATACTTATAGATTTACTTCTTGGTGGTGTTGGACAGGAATTAATGGAAGGAATAACTATGTTTTTAGCGGTTGCAGTCTTATTCTGGGTTAGCAACTGGATATTATCTCGAGCAGAAGAAGAAGCTTGGGAAAAATATATAAAAACACAGGTACAAAAATCAATAGATCAAAATAGTACAAGAGCATTAGTTTTCTCAGCTTTTCTGGCAGTATTAAGAGAAGGTGCGGAACTGGTTTTATTCTATAAAGCTATGCTTACAGGAGGACAAACTAATAAACTATATGCAATTTACGGCTTTGTGGCGGGAACTGTTGTACTTGCAGTTATATATTATATATTTAGATTTACCACTGTCAGATTACCTTTAAAGCCATTTTTTACATTCACAAGTATTCTACTTTTCTTGTTATGTATTTCTTTTATGGGAAAAGGAGTTGTCGAATTAACTGAAGCTGGAGTTATTTCAGGAAGTACAGTTATACCTGCAATGAATGGATATCAAAATCAATGGTTAAATATTTATGATAGAGCAGAAACATTGATTCCACAAATTATGTTAGTAATAGCATCGCTATGGATATTACTTAGTCATCACTTTAAGGAA